A single window of Flavobacteriales bacterium DNA harbors:
- a CDS encoding class I SAM-dependent methyltransferase, with protein sequence MRTASFLGADGDKLQNLAKKIEHSLTPLEEIEHNQYYRLQLANAISEQGGLSVLDVGGGSGHLSRFIPNNPYCLAEPEVNGISGEHLPFEDRSFDLVVSCHVLEHIPAAGRDAFLYSLMSKAKKALINPFHSKESSERLRLLSKSGKRMGTGTLECEMPRTEDVLDYAKRRGLSCKMTPNANISTTFAFIWGGVRKSLINGIDSIDSSILK encoded by the coding sequence ATGCGCACTGCAAGTTTCCTTGGCGCTGATGGTGATAAGCTCCAGAACCTTGCAAAAAAGATCGAACATTCTCTTACGCCATTGGAAGAGATCGAGCATAATCAATATTACCGATTACAGTTGGCTAATGCCATATCCGAACAAGGGGGTCTTTCAGTGCTGGATGTGGGTGGTGGATCAGGGCACCTCTCGCGTTTCATTCCTAATAATCCATATTGTTTGGCAGAGCCTGAAGTAAACGGAATCTCCGGCGAACATCTTCCTTTTGAGGACCGTTCATTTGACCTCGTAGTTTCGTGTCATGTTCTTGAACATATTCCAGCTGCAGGCCGTGATGCGTTCTTGTACAGTTTAATGAGCAAAGCGAAAAAGGCGCTGATCAATCCATTTCATTCCAAGGAGTCTAGTGAACGATTGCGGTTATTGTCAAAGAGTGGAAAACGTATGGGCACAGGAACTCTGGAATGTGAAATGCCTAGAACGGAAGACGTTCTCGACTATGCAAAAAGGCGTGGACTTTCATGTAAAATGACGCCTAACGCCAATATTTCAACAACCTTTGCATTTATTTGGGGCGGCGTAAGGAAATCCTTGATAAATGGCATCGATTCAATCGATTCGTCAATACTAAAATGA
- a CDS encoding archaeosortase/exosortase family protein, with the protein MSTPVSGPLVSGTVFKDPIIRFLGVAVLLYLGWYVFYEFFLHPAGWFDAALIDSLIHLSGSGLVLLGYELIPEPINAENIRTIGVQGGHLLWIGDACNGAGLFAVFLIFLVAYPGPWKHKLWFGALGLVIIHLINVLRIMALSIIVTINYELLNFNHDYTFYVVVYGCVFILWYVWVKRFAPLSELKAK; encoded by the coding sequence ATGTCCACACCTGTATCCGGGCCATTGGTGTCAGGAACGGTGTTCAAGGACCCCATTATTCGTTTTCTGGGTGTTGCTGTGCTGCTCTATTTGGGCTGGTACGTTTTCTATGAGTTTTTTCTGCACCCTGCTGGTTGGTTCGATGCTGCCCTGATCGATAGCTTGATCCATCTGTCCGGCTCAGGACTGGTGCTACTTGGGTATGAACTTATTCCCGAACCCATCAATGCTGAGAATATCAGAACGATCGGTGTTCAGGGCGGTCATCTGCTCTGGATCGGTGATGCCTGCAATGGGGCCGGTCTATTCGCCGTCTTCCTCATCTTCTTGGTCGCCTACCCTGGGCCTTGGAAACATAAACTGTGGTTCGGAGCATTGGGCCTGGTAATTATTCACCTGATCAACGTGTTGCGCATTATGGCATTGTCCATTATCGTTACCATCAACTATGAACTTCTGAATTTCAATCACGACTATACCTTCTATGTGGTCGTTTACGGTTGTGTTTTCATCCTGTGGTACGTTTGGGTAAAACGTTTCGCACCGCTTAGCGAACTAAAGGCCAAGTGA
- a CDS encoding polysaccharide biosynthesis tyrosine autokinase has protein sequence MSAQRPQQRGSIIDAKDLRYFIRVASKNWYFVAVAIVLASVLSYLYSYKLPNIYGATTQILLKDREVYDYQSTVYKSLGYTGVYGDIVNQRRVLTSYDLVDATLDKLDFDVSYFIVGRFKTSQVHGTLPFTVRINGLAPKLFGKPFELRIVDTKRYSLSYDRDGVIVTKEFEFDKEERTTDFILTVQKSPYLLDSTLSTYSQTDYQFIRYDRSAMVAKFISRMLVVNHDFTTILQVAVEDEVDVRAKQFLDTLSKVYIDYTLKSEVEINENTVRYIDKQLSEVSTILESHEDELQTYKENKQILDLGREESLYFQEMVDYDQQRRKWELQIGAMDALEDYILNSKDERLLPPAVFIANDEFLRQSLSELYAMQMERNEMMYSATGSNAVIQLFDSTMQLNRLNLLTYLDNSRDAIRSRINDVQKQSNDYEGMIRALPKSQRDVLNIERRLQVNEKMYLFLLEKRASTIIARAGIVPGTKVIEASRSLGVVRPDKLRIFYTFMLGGVLVALIVVFIRIMFYNRIENAEQLKELTPLPIYGEIIASEKAEENYVVVDTDPKAAITESFRTVRTNLEYVPVESGKGKLVMVTSYRPNEGKTFCSVNLSAILAKAGKKVLLLELDLHKPKVGFSLGMTSQAGLSNVLIGKLPWKDAIMPTQFENFDVLLAGPTPPNASELVLSNELEKLFTEAKEIYDYIMVDTPPVGLITDAVLMMRYMDATLFVLNTRFANKDHVNNAMEVLTTSGGKNSGFILNGVRMKKSKYYYNTNYGYGYRYAYGYGYGYGYGKRNRGSNASKSKNEGPDTRA, from the coding sequence ATGTCAGCACAAAGACCACAACAACGAGGCAGTATCATCGATGCGAAGGATCTGCGCTATTTCATCCGCGTTGCCTCCAAGAATTGGTATTTCGTGGCTGTTGCAATTGTGCTCGCATCCGTATTGTCCTACTTGTACAGTTACAAACTGCCCAATATCTATGGGGCAACCACGCAGATCCTTCTGAAGGACCGTGAGGTGTATGATTATCAATCAACGGTTTACAAGAGTTTAGGGTATACGGGTGTATATGGTGACATTGTCAATCAGCGCCGCGTTCTTACTTCCTATGATCTTGTAGATGCCACATTGGATAAATTGGATTTTGATGTTTCGTACTTCATCGTTGGTCGTTTCAAGACGTCGCAGGTTCATGGAACGTTACCATTCACCGTTAGGATAAACGGCCTTGCACCGAAACTTTTCGGAAAACCCTTCGAGCTGCGGATAGTGGATACGAAGAGGTATTCATTGAGTTATGATCGGGATGGCGTCATTGTGACCAAGGAATTCGAATTCGACAAAGAAGAGCGTACTACGGACTTCATCCTCACCGTGCAGAAATCCCCCTACCTATTGGATAGCACCCTATCAACCTATTCCCAGACCGATTATCAATTCATTCGCTATGATCGATCCGCGATGGTCGCTAAGTTCATCAGTAGGATGCTGGTCGTGAACCACGACTTTACCACCATCTTACAAGTTGCGGTTGAAGATGAGGTTGATGTCCGGGCAAAGCAGTTCTTGGATACGTTGTCCAAGGTGTACATTGATTATACTTTGAAAAGTGAGGTCGAGATCAATGAGAACACAGTGCGTTACATCGATAAACAACTGAGCGAAGTGAGCACGATCCTTGAGAGCCATGAGGATGAATTGCAGACCTATAAAGAGAACAAGCAGATCTTGGATCTTGGGAGAGAGGAGAGTTTGTATTTCCAAGAAATGGTGGACTACGATCAGCAGCGTCGTAAATGGGAACTGCAGATCGGTGCCATGGATGCGTTGGAGGATTATATTCTCAATAGCAAGGATGAACGCCTCCTCCCTCCTGCTGTGTTCATTGCGAACGATGAATTCCTGAGACAATCATTGAGTGAGTTGTATGCCATGCAGATGGAACGGAATGAAATGATGTATAGCGCAACGGGCTCAAATGCGGTAATACAGCTCTTTGATTCCACCATGCAGTTGAATCGGTTGAATCTGTTGACCTACTTGGACAATTCCCGCGACGCCATCCGCTCCAGGATCAATGACGTTCAAAAGCAATCGAATGATTACGAGGGTATGATACGGGCATTGCCCAAAAGCCAACGGGATGTGTTGAATATCGAAAGGCGTTTGCAGGTCAATGAGAAGATGTACTTGTTCTTATTGGAGAAAAGGGCAAGTACCATAATTGCCCGTGCAGGTATTGTCCCCGGAACGAAGGTGATCGAAGCATCCAGATCACTGGGTGTGGTACGGCCGGATAAGCTCCGGATCTTTTACACCTTCATGCTTGGTGGTGTTCTCGTTGCTTTGATCGTCGTTTTCATCCGCATCATGTTCTACAACCGGATCGAGAATGCGGAACAGTTGAAGGAGTTGACACCGCTGCCCATCTACGGTGAGATCATTGCAAGTGAGAAAGCGGAAGAGAATTATGTCGTGGTGGATACCGACCCTAAAGCCGCCATTACGGAGTCCTTCAGGACAGTGCGGACCAATTTGGAATACGTACCGGTGGAAAGTGGCAAAGGGAAACTGGTAATGGTTACCAGTTACCGACCGAATGAAGGCAAGACCTTCTGTTCCGTGAACCTGAGTGCCATCCTTGCCAAGGCAGGAAAGAAGGTGTTGCTCCTTGAACTTGACCTGCACAAACCCAAAGTAGGTTTCAGCTTAGGCATGACCAGTCAAGCGGGTCTCAGCAACGTTCTTATAGGTAAGTTGCCTTGGAAGGACGCCATCATGCCTACCCAGTTCGAGAATTTCGATGTGCTTCTTGCGGGACCTACCCCACCGAATGCATCGGAGCTTGTGTTGAGCAATGAACTTGAAAAGCTATTCACCGAAGCCAAAGAAATTTATGACTACATAATGGTGGATACGCCACCGGTCGGTCTCATAACCGATGCGGTACTGATGATGCGCTACATGGACGCTACGTTGTTCGTGCTGAATACACGCTTCGCGAACAAGGACCACGTCAACAATGCCATGGAAGTATTGACTACCAGTGGCGGAAAGAACAGTGGGTTCATCCTGAACGGTGTTCGGATGAAGAAGAGCAAGTACTACTACAATACCAACTACGGCTACGGCTATCGGTATGCGTATGGATATGGCTACGGTTATGGGTACGGAAAGAGGAATAGAGGTTCTAATGCTTCAAAATCCAAAAATGAAGGACCAGATACGCGGGCATAA
- a CDS encoding serine hydroxymethyltransferase: MQRDSAIFELIEQEKWRQTKGLELIASENYVSQQVMDAMGSVLTNKYAEGLPGKRYYGGCEIVDKVEELAIERVKKLFGAVWANVQPHSGAQANAAVMLGCLEPGDTILGFDLSHGGHLTHGSPVNFSGKLYKATFYGVERETGTVNMDTVAEIARRERPKLLICGASAYSRDWDYARFRAIADEVGALLLADVSHPAGLIATKLLNDPLPHCHIVTTTTHKTLRGPRGGLIMMGKNFDDPRGRKTPKGDIRSMVSILDGAVFPGTQGGPLEHVIAAKAVAFLEALDPSFITYQKQVLANAKVMAESFMTLGYDVISGGTDNHCMLVDLRNKNITGKEAERVLGLVDITVNKNMVPFDTQSPFVTSGIRIGTPAITTRGLKSSECARIVELIDATIEKRDDTAELDRIRVQVGDMMSLLPLYS, from the coding sequence ATGCAACGCGACTCTGCAATATTTGAACTGATCGAACAGGAAAAATGGCGTCAAACGAAAGGACTTGAACTTATTGCCAGTGAGAATTATGTAAGCCAGCAGGTCATGGATGCCATGGGTTCCGTGTTGACCAATAAGTACGCCGAAGGACTTCCCGGAAAGCGGTATTACGGTGGTTGCGAGATAGTTGACAAGGTGGAGGAGCTTGCGATCGAGCGTGTAAAGAAACTTTTCGGTGCTGTTTGGGCCAACGTTCAACCCCACAGCGGTGCACAGGCAAATGCCGCTGTAATGCTAGGTTGCTTGGAACCCGGTGATACCATTCTTGGTTTCGACCTTAGCCATGGCGGACACCTTACGCATGGTAGTCCTGTGAATTTCAGCGGGAAGCTTTACAAAGCCACTTTCTATGGAGTGGAAAGGGAGACCGGAACCGTGAATATGGATACCGTGGCAGAAATAGCACGCCGCGAAAGACCCAAGTTGTTGATCTGTGGTGCTAGTGCATACAGCAGGGATTGGGACTATGCGCGGTTCAGAGCAATTGCCGATGAGGTTGGCGCGCTGCTTCTTGCTGATGTGAGCCACCCTGCTGGATTGATCGCCACGAAGTTGCTGAACGACCCGTTGCCGCATTGTCACATTGTTACCACCACTACCCACAAGACGTTGCGCGGCCCACGAGGTGGGTTGATCATGATGGGCAAGAATTTCGATGACCCAAGGGGGCGTAAAACACCGAAAGGGGATATACGATCCATGGTATCCATACTGGACGGAGCAGTTTTCCCCGGCACGCAAGGCGGTCCATTGGAACACGTGATCGCGGCTAAGGCAGTGGCGTTCTTAGAAGCGTTGGATCCATCATTCATCACCTACCAGAAACAAGTGCTCGCCAACGCCAAGGTGATGGCTGAGTCTTTCATGACCTTGGGCTATGATGTAATAAGTGGTGGAACTGACAATCACTGCATGTTAGTGGACCTAAGGAACAAGAACATTACAGGCAAAGAAGCTGAACGTGTGTTAGGCCTTGTGGATATCACCGTTAACAAGAACATGGTGCCATTTGATACACAAAGTCCGTTCGTGACAAGTGGAATACGGATCGGCACTCCAGCGATTACGACACGGGGACTGAAGTCATCGGAATGCGCTCGGATCGTAGAACTTATTGATGCAACCATAGAGAAACGCGATGACACAGCAGAACTTGATCGTATACGGGTCCAAGTTGGTGATATGATGAGCTTGTTGCCACTTTACAGCTAA